One Triticum dicoccoides isolate Atlit2015 ecotype Zavitan chromosome 4B, WEW_v2.0, whole genome shotgun sequence genomic window carries:
- the LOC119293221 gene encoding uncharacterized protein LOC119293221, with product MALLAAHADILACVLGHLAPRSLTVSRSVCKGWRAIVDDYRLLRTDLLPLSLHGIFFMEELCPDPPKLFANPLTKHRIDDASLGYVKNDEGSFIENHCNGLLLLWNHLVVNPATRQWVRLPPPPPRCTGMEDFRNDVCLVYDPTVSPHYDVLLLPCVSYGLLDCATTIFTEESEWPPLAYPIQVFSSRTWRWEERSLARRGEAAGTIADMDPYRDYEHRYAVYWKGAIYVHCQNDSILRITLTDGSYEVIKSPTGSKMEDSTNLYLGKSKKGVYCTLIYNDTWGGLQIWLLTESCGKWEWVLKNGINFAAAVAKFSWFSRDENQGPWILQKGDCDENVKEAPVQDNYEWDFDNGIILAAEDKVESDDMNLGVLYFLGFHPFKEIVFLRTQARVVAYDFSRLKVQDLGQLRVQCVGSVFPYTPCWTGDISEKN from the exons ATGGCCCTGCTAGCGGCGCACGCTGACATCCTCGCGTGCGTCCTCGGCCATCTCGCGCCGCGCAGCCTCACCGTGTCCCGCAGTGTCTGCAAAGGCTGGCGCGCCATTGTCGACGACTACCGCCTGCTGCGGACGGACCTCCTCCCGCTCTCGCTCCACGGTATCTTCTTCATGGAGGAGCTCTGTCCAGACCCACCAAAGCTCTTCGCAAACCCACTCACAAAGCACAGAATTGACGACGCAAGCCTTGGTTATGTCAAGAACGACGAGGGTTCATTTATCGAGAATCACTGCAACGGGCTTCTCTTGCTTTGGAACCACCTCGTGGTTAATCCGGCGACTCGTCAATGGGTGCGTTTGCCTCCGCCCCCGCCTAGGTGCACAGGGATGGAGGACTTTCGCAACGACGTGTGCCTTGTTTATGACCCCACCGTGTCGCCGCACTACGATGTGCTTCTTCTTCCTTGTGTCTCCTACGGTCTTCTTGATTGCGCAACAACAATATTCACGGAGGAATCGGAGTGGCCGCCCTTGGCCTACCCAATACAAGTCTTCTCTTCAAGGACATGGAGATGGGAGGAGAGGTCGTTGGCCCGGAGAGGAGAGGCTGCAGGGACCATCGCTGACATGGATCCATATAGGGATTATGAACACCGTTATGCCGTCTACTGGAAAGGAGCGATCTATGTGCATTGTCAAAATGACTCCATTTTACG CATAACCTTAACGGATGGTTCGTATGAAGTGATTAAATCGCCAACAGGAAGTAAAATGGAAGATTCCACCAATCTTTATCTAGGGAAATCAAAGAAGGGGGTGTACTGCACTTTGATTTATAATGATACCTGGGGGGGACTTCAGATTTGGTTGCTTACTGAATCATGTGGTAAGTGGGAGTGGGTGCTAAAGAATGGCATCAACTTCGCGGCAGCGGTGGCAAAATTTTCTTGGTTTTCTCGTGATGAAAACCAAGGACCGTGGATCCTACAGAAAGGTGATTGTGATGAAAATGTTAAGGAAGCACCAGTGCAAGATAACTATGAATGGGACTTCGACAATGGTATTATCCTTGCGGCTGAAGATAAGGTTGAATCTGACGATATGAATTTGGGAGTGCTTTATTTCCTTGGATTTCATCCATTCAAAGAGATTGTCTTCCTACGAACACAAGCGAGGGTAGTTGCTTATGATTTCAGTAGATTGAAAGTACAAGACTTGGGCCAGTTACGTGTACAGTGTGTAGGAAGTGTTTTCCCCTACACACCATGTTGGACGGGAGATATATCTGAAAAGAATTAA